From the genome of Magnolia sinica isolate HGM2019 chromosome 12, MsV1, whole genome shotgun sequence:
AGTTGTTATGCCAGTTGATCTCTGTTGTTCTCAATCTGTAAAGGCTGGCAAGCGGTTCCtcatttctaaaatttgatttcttttcttttttgatccAGTGATTCTAGTACTGTAAATTGGTGGTTATTTGTTTGAGATGTGGCTCATGGTGTGGTTTTATGTTTTTTGTTGTTGGGTTGATTTTCTCATAATGAGgaaatatagtttttttttccccCGCTGGGAATgaatttagtatttttttttttttttcattggagGTAGATATTCATGGTTTGGAAATAATATTAACTTCCTGATTGTATGACAGATACGACATCAAGTTGAATAATGCTATTCTTGCAGAGGAAAAGCATGTGCCAATGCAAGTATTTAATTCGATCTTTCAAGGTTCTTTTTTTTTGCTGTTTTGTTTCTGTAGAAACAATCTTGTAAACCCAGATTACTATTTTCATTGTACTGGGTGTATCTGTATTTACTTGCTTATgacaatttcttttgaaaagggagaGCTATGATACTCTGTCTGCGTATGACTCTTGATTtccaggcacttagaaatggtacacgtgacataaatcaaatcaaattaagCCAACTAAATTGTGGATCCACTGTAGCTAAGTTACGTTCTAAAATTAGGTTGTGAAACAAGTCCAagctctgattcatggacacttgtttttggAAAGAAGagcattggatttttttttttccttttcttttaacaatCCAATAAATACCTACCAATCTAATAGTCATTTCACAGAAAAAGTAAATTTTGGCTCTCGATATTTCTAAACTGGTACACATATTTTGGATTACTTGTATGTTATGGATGCGATTTCTCAGTAATTTCTCACTGcctacatatcatccatcaccaTCTGCCAAAGTTTTAAATTATTTCTCTTTGAAAAAGCCCTAAAAGAAGTTGTTTCATGGAGGCAGTTATGTGATATCCTTGTTGAATCTCTTCAATTATAAGATGGGATGTACCAGTTCAACTGGCTATGGATATAATTGCTATATTGCTCTGAACATGGATTCTTTTGGTGGAATCATAGGTATGAAGAAATGGTCACAAAAGACAATGTGGAGTACATTGCAGGAGGTAACACAAGATTATATTGATGGCGGGGTTCTATGAAGTCTTTAACTTcctttatgcattttttttaaaattattattttttaaaaatctatttatgCAGACTAACATTTCAATTTTATGCTATTTTGATATATCCAGGGGCTACTCAGAATTCAATCAAGGTTGCCCAGGTATGTATTTACTGATTGCTgtgctttttttctttctttctttatttattttttctttttgctgaTTATTCCGGGTAATTCATCATTCAGATAGGTTGAGTTTTTAATGTGTTTTGCAGTGGATGTTACAAATTCCTGGTGCGACCAGTTATATGGGTTGCATTGGGAAGGACAAGTTCGGggaggaaatgaagaaaaactcgAAACTTGCAGGTGTTAATGTAAGTTCATTTCtctttttgttctttctttttgCTTCCATCACTTTCTGCCCTAACCATTTGGTGGTCGAGTAcatctattttttattattatttattttttgtatgaaGGTTCATTACTATGAGGACGAATCTGCCCCAACTGGTACTTGTGCTGTTTGTGTTGTTGGTGGTGAAAGGTCAGTTTCTCCATGTGCATCCTCTGTGGTTATCTTTCTATACTTTGCTGTAGCTACATAATCTTGATTTGGTCTATCATTGTATGATAAAATGTTGCTACTGGGATCTCTGTCTTCTATGCACAGTGCTTCATACAATGGATGAGGGTACATGCATGTACCTCAATGGAATGCATATTCTATTCAACATTGAGAAATCGGGTATGAGCCCCCTACCTACCAACAAGAAAAAGcaaaagcaaaataaaataaaataataaaaaataaaataaaataaaaatgaggaaGCCAATATAGTTGTTTATTATTTCGCAAtcttggaaagaaaggaaaaagacttCTCATGCTTTTAGTGACTGAATCTCATTCTGTAATTCAAGAGTCACAGATCATTTGGCAAAGTTTTATGAGTTTTTGTTCTTTTGATGGGTAATGAAGTAGTGGTCTTGACAGTCTTGACCTTGCATGCCATACATGTGGCAAACATGCAGGTTCTTTGGTGAAATCCAATTTGTGGTTCAATACATGGATGGCTGATCTTGCTATTGATTTTATTTGGCCTTACAACTCTGAAAATCTAGTTCGGTTTCAGAACATTGACTTTGAGTAATAACCTTACCGAATTAAATTCTTTCATGGTGATGCCTAATAGGATGAATTGGATGACATCCCTTTAGTATATACGAGCTGAACAGCGGAATCTGCCGTATGAGCTTATAATTAAGATTTAATCCTGGACTAGTGTACTTTTTGAAGTCTTTGGTGATTTCTCAAcatttttagttatttatttattattttttaaaaacggAGTTGCCTAGTTGAAACTTTTAGTATTGTCCATGTCATCAAAATTATGGAACAGCATCTTTCTGCATAGGAGAGTGGAGTAGATCCATCTGGTGGTTGTTTGCACTTTCTTGTCATGGATACATCGGTACTAGACTACTAGTAAGATGATGAATAGACGCTAAGCCCATTTTCTTTGCTATAAAGTAGAATGATTATATGACTCAACAGCTCTTCTGAAATTATTTCCTTCTCTCACCGATTTGCATCTTTGTCAAATTGAGTGTCATGGCATGTGTGAATGCTCCAAAGTTTAGAATGCCATTCTGCTCCTTCGATATTTAAAGGAACACCAAGTCTGAAGGTGCATTTTTGCTGATTTTGGGGCATGTTGCATTGCCATTCTTAGGGCCTTTTTGGCTATCCCTGAGAATGAGAATGGAACAGAATACGGCCTGGCTGCACATTTTGCTGGGGCAGAGTCATTTTCTGCATCCTGTGAAATGTGTATGGCAGGATATGCCAAACATTCCGTTAGCAGAATCTGTCTAAATGGAGAATGTAAAAGTAATGCGTCAGACCATTATCATCACATCCTGAGGTTTGGGGGTTGTGTTTGCATTTTTGGGTATGCCTAACCTGGCCTTTAACATTTTAGTTGGCAATTgcatgttcctttttttttttaatctccatTTATTTAAGTGGGTGTAATGTGATGGTGTTGGTTTGTCGCATTAATATTATTGATAATTCACTGAAGATGTATTATCATTGTTTGGGCCAAGAGTTTGTACAGTactgtttgggtttgggtttttagtttgtacaagtgCATTCCATGGCTTGGTGATCGAAACTGGTGACATTATAGATGATACACAAAAGGTGGCCAACAAATAGatagttaagaaagaaaatagacaACAGTACATATTCAACCTATAAAAGCCCAAATATTCTATTGCACGATATTCCAATCGAGGGTATTTTTTATGTGTATCCATGGTGAGGCCCTTctcatcaatggtttggatcactaaacaatgAGCCCCATTTGAACAAACTGAAAATGTGAACATACCTGTACAAACTTTCAGCCTGAGCATTGCATGAAACCTCCACTGAATATAATGAATTTGCTTACTCCAGTGAGTGCAGTTTTCATCTTCATATTGTTACGAAAACTGTAAGCAAGCATTACTCTGCAGGGAAATGTGTAGTATACTTGTCTCTTGGGAATGCTTTTATTTTGAATCCACACAAGCTCACATTTTCCTCATCTTCTTGCTCcttcaaaatatgtttttttttttttttccattaaataAACATCTCTATCATCTTCATTTGCTGTGAGAGTGGCATTTTATTAGTTACAGTCTTGCCAATGTATGTATTACCAGTCTTGCCCATGTCTGCTGCCATAGCGTCTGTGATGAGCAGTTTATATGAATGGTCCACAGGTCCTTGGTTGCGAACTTATCAGCAGCAAATTGCTACAAATCTGAACATTTGAAGAGACCGGAAAATTGGGCCCTTGGTACCTTCCCATGCATTTTCCCTCCCCTCCACTTGATTCCTCAGGAATCTGTTCTCTTCAAATAACGGGTTCATATTATTCTTATGTGGACAGTTGAGAAAGCCAAGTACTTCTATATTGCTGGCTTTTTCCTCACTGTGTCTCCAGACTCCATTCAACTTGTAGCTGAACACGCTGCTGCAAAAAACAAGGTCTTCACCGATTTCATGAGCTAAATTCTCTTTTAGCCCTTGATGGTTTTGGTACTCATACAACATCTGTTCATTCCATCTGCAGTTATTTTCGATGAACCTTTCTGCTCCCTTTATCTGTGAATTCTTCAGGGAAGTGCAGGAGAAAGTTCTACCGTAAGATTCTAATCCTTCCCCTGATCCTTTCTGACATTTCCTAAAGGATCGATAGTGCTCACATCTTCAGCTAATCATCTTGAATTCAGGTATATGGACTATGTATTTGGAAATGAGACTGAAGCAAGGACCTTCTCTAGGGTTCATGGTTGGAAGGTAATGGTCCACTGATGTTGAACACATGCATTTTACTTGCTTCAAAATAATGATTTATGCTGATTGATGGTTCTGTTAGCGTTTAGACTGAGAATGTTGAGGAGATTGCGTTGAAGATCTCGCAATGGCCAAAAGCATCTGGAACCCACAAGAGGATTACTGTCATCACACAAGGAGCCGATCCAACTGTTGTTGCTGAGGACGGAAAGGTTATTATCtttgaatttttcattgaaaTCAAATCTGTTTAGAATACCCAAGGCTGTTTTTGATGTCAAATTGTGGCAACAGGTGAAGTTGTTCCCTGTGATCCTGTTACCCAAGGAGAAGCTTGTCGATACCAATG
Proteins encoded in this window:
- the LOC131221038 gene encoding adenosine kinase 2-like, coding for MAYEGILLGMGNPLLDISAVVDNEFLEKYDIKLNNAILAEEKHVPMYEEMVTKDNVEYIAGGATQNSIKVAQWMLQIPGATSYMGCIGKDKFGEEMKKNSKLAGVNVHYYEDESAPTGTCAVCVVGGERSLVANLSAANCYKSEHLKRPENWALVEKAKYFYIAGFFLTVSPDSIQLVAEHAAAKNKLFSMNLSAPFICEFFREVQEKVLPYMDYVFGNETEARTFSRVHGWKTENVEEIALKISQWPKASGTHKRITVITQGADPTVVAEDGKVKLFPVILLPKEKLVDTNGAGDAFVGGFLSQLVQEKPIEECVKAGCYAANVIIQRSSCTYPEKPDFQ